A segment of the Salvelinus namaycush isolate Seneca chromosome 42, SaNama_1.0, whole genome shotgun sequence genome:
GGATATTATGCCGCTTAATGTCCTTATCTACGAAAGACGTGTTTGCAAGTCGCAGGGTTAGAGGGTACAGTGGAGATGGAGTTGTAAACAATTTGGTTTATCAAAGATTTACGCAAGATCTGTTTAATTCATATGAATGTTACAAATACgaaaggaaaaaaataaaatatcgcTGAATTTTCTTTGTTGAAAACGACATGCAGCCTGAGCTTCAATGTGGTTAATCATTAACCCAAAGGCTGGCTGTATGATGTCGATTTCACACATCTCGAACTGCTAACACAAGACGAGTCCACTTAACTATTAGCTTAACTATAATCCACTTAACTATAGCTATTAGTTTAGCCTAGATCAGAGCTCTATGTTGACATCCACATATATGGCCCTTGGATATAAAATCTGCTTTTGTACATTGATTTTATTTCCATTGTTTGCTGAATTTCCCCCTCAACCCACAGTGTATATCAACCAAAGCAGCGGCAAGGTGTGAGAGTACTGGCAATCGCCGGCTATGGAAACGCAGTTCAGCATCGATGACGCGTTTGTGCTGGAGGGAGAGGATGAAGGGGTAGctgatggagagaaggaaggatggaagggccgagagaaagacagagaggggggagagatgacGTTCGGTACCCTGTCCTTTGCCAAACCCCAGACTCACTCGCCCTCCGCTGTGGCTGGCTCCCCCGACCACAGCAGCAGTCTGAAGTACCAGGTGATGCcccatcatacacacacatacgtatagacataacacacacacacacacatagaagtgATATCAGGGtgtggtggtgacctaacatttttctctttctctctgctcgcACAGAATCTGGAAAATGAAGACGTCTTGGGCAGCAGTGGCAATTCCTCTTTCAATAACTTCTTCAAAATCAGGTTTGTCTTCATTGGCGTGTTGTGATTGCATCTGGCATTACCTAGATGAGAATGGCACCCTCAAATGTAAATGCGTGTTCCTTATTTTCTATGATATCAAGAAAGATGTTCAACTTtcccatttcccccccccccctcagtgaTCCTGCGACTCTGTCTTACTGCAGCTCCCA
Coding sequences within it:
- the LOC120034953 gene encoding transmembrane protein 134-like isoform X1, yielding METQFSIDDAFVLEGEDEGVADGEKEGWKGREKDREGGEMTFGTLSFAKPQTHSPSAVAGSPDHSSSLKYQNLENEDVLGSSGNSSFNNFFKISDPATLSYCSSQWSFSTLSSVTQLSAHCCGWMSHPLVKKNRRVVLASFLLLVTGVALIFTGVVIQLNPDAGVSSAIFFIPGFLLFIPGVYHVIYISCAVRGRRGFKFFYLPYFEK